TATACAAATTAAGATTAAAAAAATAATAAATAAATGTTTGTACAGATTACGATGAATAGTATCTTTTAATTTCATATGGCTTCCTCTTCTTTTGATTTCAAAATATCTGCTCCATATATCTCAGTTAATACTTCATCAGTTGCCTCTTCAGGCGTGCCATCAAATACTATTTCTCCTGCTCTTAATCCAATAATTCTGGAAGAAAAATCTCTAGCTAATCCTACTGAATGTAAATTAAGAATAACAGTACATTTTAAATCTTGATTAATTTTTTTTAAATCTTTCATAATCATTTGTGTTGTAATTGGATCAAGAGAAGCTACAGGTTCATCAGCTAAAATCGTTGATGCTTGTTGAACTAACGTTCTAGCAATTGAGATTCGTTGTTGCTGTCCACCACTTAATGCATCGCTTCGCTCATGTAATTTATCAAGCATACCTACACGTGTTAATGCATCGTTGACCAATTTGTAATCTTCTTTAGAAAAAATACCTAAAATACTTTTAAAGGTTGAATAATAACCCAGACGCCCAGAAAGCACGTTTTTTTGTACTGAACTTTTTCTTACTAAATTAAAATGTTGAAAAATCATGCCAATATTTCGGCGAATTTTTCTTAATTCATTTTTCTTAGCTTTTGTAATTGAAAGACCATTAATTGAAATATTTCCCTCACTAATCTCATTTAATCGATTAATTAAACGTAGCAAAGTACTTTTACCAGCACCGCTTAATCCAATAATTGAAACAAATTCACCTGCCTCAATTGTCAGATTAATATCTTTTAATCCCTTAACACCATTTGGATATGTCTTTGTCACATGTTCAAACTGAATCATCTCATTGCCTCTTTTTCTTTCTATTTTAATTATTCATTGGTTCAACCTTAACAATCAGTTAAACCGATGCATTTAAACAAGATTAACTACTACATCATTACTATAAAAGGGAGTTATTAGAAATTTTTCTCACAATTTCCTATGCTTATAATTATAATTACTAGATTTGAGATCAATTATTTTAAATTTTATTAAAAAACGAATATTTTGTTTATTCAACCTGTGAAAAGAAACCTGCCATTACAAATATATAGTTATAATTTTTAAATACATACTTTTAGGCAAGCAAGCGATATGTATCTTAAATAGTTAACTCTTATGCTATAAAAAGATTATTCTGCTGCTTTTTGCGTGTATTCCTCAACATCACTATAATTTTTGTCATTTGCAGTAACATAGCCCTTATGCCCCACACATTGCCATTGCTTTTTGTCCTTGTGGATCCTTTGACATATCCATAAAAGCTTTTTTTATTTTTTCTCTCAGTTTTTTGTTCATTTTAGGATGGACCGCAATGGCATCATTTGGAATGCTACCCTTTGTCAAATGTAAAACTCTTAATTCTTTAAATAAGTCCTGGTTGACAAATTTCTTTGAAAATACATTACGTGCACCTTCGAAAGCAAAACAAGCATCTTGTTGACCATTTAAAACAGCTGTCATTTCACTTGGAATATCATTTAATAGTAGTAATTGTAAGATTCTTCTCAGGATTGATACCAGCATCTTTTAAGTCTACTATGGGATAGATATAACCACTTGCAGAATTTGGACTTAATGCAGCGATTTTTTTTCCTTTTAGGTCTTTTAGTTTTTTTATCTTACTATTTGAACGTACCAAGATTTCGCCTTTAAAAGTACTTGACAATTGATTGATTTCAGGCTTACCTGTTTGTCGATTATAGGCACCCAACTTTGAAGACAAAATTGCTGTTGCCACATTTTGCATTCTCGCTTGAACATAAGCAGATGGAGGCATAATCCCAATATCGACTTTCTTTGATGACATCGCTTCAACAATTGTCGAATAACCAGTTGCTAGAGTTACATTGACCTTACGATTTAATTTTTTGCTTAGATACCTAGCAAACGGTTTTGTCTTTGCCTCCATCGATCCATCATTATTGGTAGGAACAAATTGCAATTCGAGTACCTTGTCTGGATCATTGACTGTTTTTTTGTGTGATTTACAACCAACTAACAAAGCAGCATTTAATCCAATAATCAACAATAGAACAGCAAATTTCATGCTTTTTTTCACGTTAGACATCCCTTCTTGAACTTACTATTTTTACTTAAAATTATCATTTCTAGGTTTTTTGATTTATATAAATTGAATGAAAAAGAAATTTCTGCTTTTAAAAACAGAAATACCACCATTCATTATTATAGGAAGAATGATCATTAAAACATTAGAAAAATTTGCCAATAAAACAATGTTCGTATTTTAGTTATTTTCTATTCCTTCATTTATACATTAACTTACACATTTAATTATGTAATAATTCTTATTTAATAAGCTAAATAAATAAAAAAACATATTATTGAAAACAACCCATTGATCATTATAACCGAACAATAGATTTAGCAAATCAAAAATAGTATAGCATAATTCTGCTATTTTTCTATCATTAATTTCATTTTTTCAGAATTTTTTCTTTATTTTTTCTTTA
The genomic region above belongs to Melissococcus plutonius ATCC 35311 and contains:
- the phnC gene encoding phosphonate ABC transporter ATP-binding protein gives rise to the protein MIQFEHVTKTYPNGVKGLKDINLTIEAGEFVSIIGLSGAGKSTLLRLINRLNEISEGNISINGLSITKAKKNELRKIRRNIGMIFQHFNLVRKSSVQKNVLSGRLGYYSTFKSILGIFSKEDYKLVNDALTRVGMLDKLHERSDALSGGQQQRISIARTLVQQASTILADEPVASLDPITTQMIMKDLKKINQDLKCTVILNLHSVGLARDFSSRIIGLRAGEIVFDGTPEEATDEVLTEIYGADILKSKEEEAI